Proteins encoded within one genomic window of Methanothrix harundinacea 6Ac:
- a CDS encoding ABC transporter permease codes for MRPEDMMEYVLLSFRADRRRAFMSSLGIIIGVISIVALLSVGQGLYGGVSEQFGDMDMDLISVRPGSGMGMGMGPGPGGRPASTPGEPAEFDDRDVKIIGNVLGVDAAYPLKNSRALLSFRGDNASVTVVGISPANHEDMRDSLARGRFLAESDYRAAVVSHEVAEELFRMKISPGNQIRIYSDEKSRYMDLKVVGVLEEDEDPSYASGGGIYIAHRAMKELLDAENYNYDSIIVRARDSAEVEEVAEKVDKALSRIHRNEAYSVEALSTMFESVLEVLNMIKYALAGIGGVSLIVGAIGISNVMMLTVKERTSEIGVMKAIGATAWDVRALYLLDAGMLGLASSIVGIILGALVSKLVGGVAMIPTEVTVQSVALGLLFGVLITTAAGIYPANRAAILDPIEALRGKG; via the coding sequence TTGAGGCCAGAGGATATGATGGAGTACGTCCTCCTGAGCTTCCGGGCCGACCGGAGGAGGGCTTTCATGTCAAGCCTGGGGATCATCATCGGCGTCATCTCGATCGTCGCCCTCCTCTCGGTGGGCCAGGGGCTCTACGGCGGCGTCAGCGAACAGTTCGGCGATATGGATATGGACCTCATCAGCGTGAGGCCGGGATCGGGGATGGGGATGGGGATGGGACCGGGCCCCGGGGGCAGGCCGGCCTCAACCCCGGGGGAGCCCGCCGAGTTCGACGATAGAGATGTCAAGATCATTGGGAACGTCCTGGGGGTCGATGCGGCATACCCCCTCAAAAACTCGAGGGCTCTCCTCTCCTTCCGGGGGGACAACGCCTCCGTCACCGTCGTTGGGATATCTCCCGCAAACCACGAAGATATGAGGGATTCATTGGCCCGGGGACGATTTCTGGCGGAGTCCGACTACAGGGCGGCGGTGGTCAGCCATGAGGTGGCTGAAGAACTCTTCAGGATGAAGATCTCTCCCGGAAACCAGATAAGGATCTATTCGGACGAAAAGAGCCGTTACATGGACCTGAAGGTGGTGGGGGTCCTGGAGGAGGACGAGGATCCATCCTACGCCTCCGGCGGCGGCATATACATCGCCCACCGGGCGATGAAAGAACTCCTGGACGCTGAAAATTACAACTACGACAGCATCATCGTGAGGGCCCGGGACTCCGCCGAGGTGGAGGAGGTGGCGGAGAAGGTCGATAAGGCCCTATCCAGGATTCACAGGAACGAGGCTTACAGCGTAGAGGCGCTATCGACGATGTTTGAGTCGGTGCTGGAGGTGTTGAATATGATAAAGTACGCCCTCGCTGGCATCGGCGGCGTATCTCTGATCGTTGGGGCGATCGGCATATCCAACGTCATGATGCTGACGGTGAAGGAGAGGACCTCCGAGATAGGGGTGATGAAGGCGATCGGCGCTACCGCCTGGGACGTCCGGGCCCTCTACCTCCTGGACGCGGGGATGCTCGGCCTTGCGAGCAGCATCGTGGGAATCATCCTCGGGGCCCTCGTCTCGAAGCTCGTGGGTGGGGTGGCGATGATACCCACGGAGGTGACGGTCCAGTCGGTGGCTCTCGGCCTCCTCTTCGGGGTGCTGATCACCACCGCCGCCGGGATATATCCAGCGAACAGGGCCGCGATCCTCGACCCCATCGAGGCCCTCCGGGGGAAGGGCTGA